A single window of Pseudomonas lijiangensis DNA harbors:
- a CDS encoding LysR family transcriptional regulator — protein sequence MLNSNALRKLDMQDLMVFVSVYEQRNLTLVSEALHVSQSTVSYCLKKLRANFEDDLFISTRNGMRPTRKAIAMHSHVQQILQKVNLCHDGLQLFNPSSRQTTFTVCAPEYFELLVLPHLMRSFIAAGFTVTVNVQKLNKELPAQALNEGQFDLALCFGPGFHRIPEGLAKQVLLEDDLVCVMDAQFAPQCASIDLETFTQRHHVYPTPWTSDTNMVDGWLQRQGRERHIITRANSYRAALQLLEGTDFILVMPRRIQTLLATASWVAVFELPPDLPEFTLDMVWSRHLEEDEANGWFREQVVKVCAEQGLL from the coding sequence ATGCTCAACAGTAATGCTCTCAGAAAGCTCGACATGCAGGACCTTATGGTCTTCGTTTCGGTTTACGAGCAGCGCAATCTGACACTGGTGTCGGAAGCACTGCATGTCAGCCAGTCGACGGTCAGTTACTGCTTGAAGAAGTTGCGGGCCAACTTCGAAGACGATTTGTTCATCAGCACCCGCAACGGCATGCGCCCGACGCGCAAGGCCATTGCCATGCACAGCCATGTGCAGCAGATCCTGCAGAAAGTCAATCTGTGCCATGACGGACTGCAACTGTTCAACCCCAGCAGCCGGCAGACAACCTTCACAGTCTGCGCCCCCGAGTATTTCGAGCTGCTGGTGCTGCCGCATCTGATGCGCAGCTTTATCGCTGCCGGATTTACCGTGACCGTCAACGTTCAGAAGCTGAACAAGGAACTGCCTGCCCAGGCTCTGAATGAGGGCCAGTTCGATCTGGCTTTGTGTTTCGGCCCTGGCTTTCATCGCATTCCCGAAGGGCTGGCGAAGCAGGTTCTGCTGGAAGACGACCTTGTCTGCGTCATGGACGCACAGTTCGCGCCCCAGTGCGCCAGCATCGATCTCGAAACCTTCACCCAACGCCATCATGTGTACCCGACACCCTGGACGTCCGACACCAATATGGTGGATGGCTGGTTGCAGCGCCAGGGACGCGAGCGGCACATCATCACCCGCGCCAACAGTTACCGTGCAGCGTTGCAACTGCTGGAGGGGACCGATTTCATTCTGGTCATGCCACGCCGCATCCAGACCCTGCTGGCCACCGCCTCCTGGGTCGCTGTATTTGAACTGCCCCCTGATCTGCCGGAATTCACTCTGGATATGGTCTGGAGCAGGCATCTTGAGGAAGACGAAGCCAATGGCTGGTTTCGCGAACAGGTGGTGAAGGTCTGTGCGGAGCAGGGGTTGCTCTGA
- a CDS encoding MBL fold metallo-hydrolase, producing MAMNPPKTDAASLPVLSRHEGRYRNHAPVKSLGFVRTLGVFWNAMFNKPRDTRPAGEIPVQSLSRQQLLAAPNNTVYRLGHSTVLLKLHNEFWLTDPVFAERASPVQWAGPKRFHQPPISLEDLPPLKAVILSHNHYDHLDHMTIKTLMDKTEHFLTPLGVGDTLIEWGVPVHKVRQLDWWQSAEVSGIRFVATPSQHFSGRTLLDSNQTLWASWVILADEQRIFFSGDSGYFDGFKTIGEQYGPFDLTLMETGAYNVQWPDVHMQPEQTLQAHIDLRGRWLLPIHNGTFDLAMHAWHEPFDRILALAWEKNVSITTPLMGQPFYIQYPCRGETWWLEVEETDEPAKAVVTRPEPHARCDCRQQNA from the coding sequence ATGGCCATGAATCCCCCAAAAACAGATGCCGCTTCATTGCCTGTCTTGTCTCGTCATGAGGGGCGCTATCGCAACCATGCGCCGGTCAAGTCGCTGGGGTTTGTCCGCACCCTGGGGGTGTTCTGGAATGCCATGTTCAACAAGCCACGTGACACTCGGCCAGCAGGCGAGATTCCGGTCCAGTCGCTGTCACGCCAGCAATTGCTGGCAGCCCCGAACAATACGGTGTATCGCCTCGGGCACTCCACCGTGCTGCTCAAGCTGCACAATGAGTTCTGGCTGACGGATCCGGTGTTTGCCGAGCGTGCTTCGCCCGTGCAGTGGGCCGGCCCGAAACGTTTCCACCAACCGCCGATCAGCCTTGAAGATCTGCCGCCACTCAAGGCAGTCATTCTTTCGCACAATCACTACGATCATCTCGATCACATGACCATCAAGACCCTGATGGACAAGACCGAGCACTTCCTGACCCCCTTGGGCGTGGGCGATACCTTGATCGAGTGGGGCGTTCCGGTGCACAAGGTGCGGCAACTCGACTGGTGGCAATCCGCAGAAGTGTCGGGCATCCGTTTTGTTGCCACACCTTCACAGCACTTTTCCGGGCGGACCCTGCTCGACAGCAATCAGACCCTCTGGGCCTCCTGGGTGATTCTGGCGGATGAGCAGCGGATCTTCTTCAGTGGCGACTCCGGCTACTTCGATGGCTTCAAAACCATCGGCGAGCAATACGGCCCCTTCGACCTGACCCTTATGGAAACCGGTGCCTATAACGTCCAGTGGCCGGATGTGCACATGCAACCGGAGCAGACCCTGCAAGCGCATATCGACCTGCGTGGCCGTTGGCTGCTGCCGATTCACAACGGCACTTTCGATCTGGCGATGCATGCCTGGCACGAGCCCTTCGACCGTATTCTGGCGCTGGCCTGGGAGAAGAATGTCTCCATTACCACGCCGCTCATGGGGCAGCCGTTCTACATCCAGTACCCGTGCCGTGGTGAAACCTGGTGGCTGGAAGTAGAGGAAACCGATGAGCCTGCGAAGGCTGTGGTTACAAGGCCGGAGCCTCATGCGCGTTGCGACTGCCGTCAGCAAAATGCCTGA
- a CDS encoding TetR/AcrR family transcriptional regulator produces MKAPMRLTDQKREAIVLAAIAEFRDRGFEVTSMDRIAARAEVSKRTVYNHFPSKEELFAEIIQRLWACAFPSPDEPYKADKGLREQLRDLLRHKMDTLADSNFLDLARVVVGATVHSPDRAQTWMTRLNEREETFSVWIRAAQKDGRLKPVDPGFAAAQMHALLKAFSFWPQLTLNAEILTPEKQTEVIESALDMFLGWYEIKPAQ; encoded by the coding sequence ATGAAAGCCCCCATGCGACTTACCGACCAGAAACGCGAAGCCATTGTCCTGGCAGCCATTGCCGAGTTTCGTGATCGCGGCTTCGAAGTCACCAGCATGGACCGCATCGCGGCACGGGCCGAAGTTTCCAAGCGCACGGTCTATAACCACTTCCCCAGCAAGGAAGAGCTCTTCGCGGAAATCATTCAACGCCTGTGGGCGTGCGCGTTCCCCTCGCCCGACGAGCCTTACAAGGCCGATAAAGGACTGCGCGAACAACTGCGCGACTTGTTGCGACACAAGATGGACACCCTGGCAGACAGCAACTTCCTGGACCTGGCACGGGTGGTCGTGGGTGCGACCGTTCACTCCCCAGACCGTGCCCAGACATGGATGACCCGCCTCAACGAACGTGAAGAAACCTTCTCGGTCTGGATTCGCGCCGCCCAGAAGGATGGACGCCTGAAACCCGTCGACCCGGGCTTCGCTGCCGCCCAGATGCATGCCCTGCTCAAAGCTTTTTCCTTCTGGCCGCAACTGACCCTCAATGCCGAGATTCTCACCCCCGAGAAACAGACCGAAGTGATCGAATCGGCACTGGACATGTTTCTGGGCTGGTACGAGATCAAGCCCGCTCAGTGA
- a CDS encoding DJ-1/PfpI family protein — protein sequence MTLHIGLLVFPGVQQLDLTGPYEVFASLPDIKVHLVWKTLEPLKASTHLTLVPTVDFEGCPRLDVICIPGGMGINALLEDEQTLAFIADQACTARYVTSVCTGALVLGAAGLLQGRRATTHWASHSLLEAFGVIATQGRVVRDGNLLTGGGVTAGIDFALTLAAELFGDESAQAIQLQLEYAPAPPFEAGSPATAPARVLDMTRQRLAASLEQRHEIVRRITERA from the coding sequence ATGACGTTGCATATCGGCCTTCTGGTGTTTCCCGGTGTACAGCAACTGGATCTGACCGGGCCTTACGAAGTATTTGCCTCGTTGCCCGACATCAAGGTGCATCTGGTCTGGAAAACCCTGGAACCGCTGAAGGCCAGCACCCACCTGACGCTGGTGCCTACGGTGGATTTCGAGGGTTGCCCACGGCTGGATGTCATCTGCATTCCCGGTGGCATGGGCATCAATGCCTTGCTGGAAGACGAGCAGACCCTGGCATTCATTGCAGATCAGGCGTGTACGGCACGTTATGTCACTTCTGTGTGTACCGGCGCACTGGTGCTGGGTGCAGCGGGGCTTTTACAGGGACGCCGTGCAACCACTCATTGGGCCTCGCATTCATTGCTGGAGGCCTTTGGGGTCATTGCCACTCAAGGGCGCGTGGTGCGCGATGGCAACCTGTTGACTGGCGGCGGGGTGACGGCGGGGATCGATTTTGCGCTGACGCTGGCGGCCGAACTCTTCGGTGACGAGAGTGCCCAGGCGATTCAACTGCAACTGGAATACGCTCCTGCACCGCCTTTCGAAGCGGGCAGTCCGGCCACTGCGCCAGCGAGGGTTCTGGACATGACCCGCCAGCGTCTTGCGGCATCCCTGGAGCAGCGGCATGAGATCGTCAGGCGAATCACTGAGCGGGCTTGA
- a CDS encoding GlxA family transcriptional regulator produces MADSQKVIHILAFADVQVLDVCGPLQVFASANRRLEGLGKPLPYAMKVVAAEPGSVMSSAGLGLQTWPLPSDEPCDTLIIAGGRGIGAAMENAGLVNWIQQQAATARRVTSVCSGAFLLAQTGLLDNRRVVTHWDSCDRLAKRFPSLRVDPDPIFINDGPFWTSAGVTAGIDLALALIEQDLGHAMALAVARDLVVFLKRPGGQAQFSNALSMQQASHPTQNRFAELHGWLMENLDDDLSVTSLAARVGMSERSFVRHYSAQTGTTPAKAVEQLRVEAARRLLSESTLGIKRIASQCGFGSEETLRRSFLRALSVTPQAYRERFRH; encoded by the coding sequence ATGGCTGACAGCCAGAAAGTCATTCATATCCTTGCCTTCGCCGACGTTCAGGTCCTGGATGTCTGCGGGCCGCTGCAGGTGTTCGCCTCGGCCAACCGGCGTCTGGAAGGCTTGGGCAAACCGCTGCCTTATGCCATGAAAGTGGTAGCGGCCGAGCCCGGCAGTGTCATGTCGTCAGCGGGATTGGGGCTGCAGACATGGCCACTGCCCAGCGACGAGCCTTGCGATACGTTGATCATCGCTGGCGGTCGCGGCATCGGCGCCGCGATGGAAAATGCAGGCTTGGTGAACTGGATACAGCAGCAGGCAGCAACAGCCCGGCGCGTGACATCCGTCTGCTCGGGTGCGTTTCTCCTGGCGCAGACCGGGCTTCTGGATAATCGGCGCGTGGTCACCCATTGGGACAGTTGCGACAGGCTGGCCAAGCGTTTTCCGAGTTTACGGGTCGATCCCGATCCGATCTTCATCAATGACGGTCCGTTCTGGACATCGGCGGGCGTCACGGCGGGCATAGACCTGGCGCTGGCCCTGATCGAACAGGACCTCGGACATGCCATGGCGCTGGCAGTGGCCCGTGATCTGGTGGTTTTTCTCAAGCGCCCCGGTGGTCAGGCGCAGTTCAGCAACGCACTGTCGATGCAGCAAGCCAGCCATCCCACGCAAAACCGCTTCGCCGAGTTGCATGGCTGGCTGATGGAGAATCTGGATGACGATTTGTCGGTCACAAGCCTCGCTGCCCGGGTAGGCATGAGCGAACGCAGTTTTGTCCGCCACTACAGCGCCCAGACCGGCACGACACCGGCCAAGGCCGTCGAACAGCTTCGCGTCGAGGCTGCGCGACGCCTGTTGAGTGAGAGCACGCTGGGCATCAAACGCATCGCATCACAATGCGGTTTTGGCAGCGAAGAAACCCTGCGCCGCAGTTTTCTGCGGGCCCTGTCGGTCACGCCCCAGGCTTATCGGGAGCGGTTCAGGCACTGA
- the fahA gene encoding fumarylacetoacetase: protein MNASSTRHSWIASANGHPDFPLQNLPLGVFSHGDTGPRGGVAIGDFVFDLQAAVQAGFFEGEAQIVAEVASRDQLNDFFALGATARRTLRHALLHLLAEDSPQRTRLEAVSNLLHPMSECRLHVPARVGDYTDFYVGIHHATNVGKLFRPDNPLLPNYKYVPIAYHGRASTLCISGTPIKRPNGQTLAPGQEVPTFGPCKRLDYELEMGVWIGPGNEQGTSIAIDRASEHIAGFCLLNDWSARDIQAWEYQPLGPFLSKSFATTISPWVVTAEALAPFRSPQPSRPEGDPQPLPYLLDPADQENGALDIELEVLLLTEQMKAQGLEPYRLALSNSLNMYWTVAQMVTHHSVNGCKLQPGDLFGTGTLSGPQAGQFGSLLEMTEGGKQTVTLPSGEERRFLESGDEVILRARCHREGQVSIGFGECRGVILMPIS from the coding sequence ATGAATGCTTCTTCAACCCGCCACAGCTGGATTGCCTCGGCCAACGGCCATCCCGATTTCCCCTTGCAGAACCTGCCACTGGGGGTGTTCAGCCACGGTGATACAGGCCCTCGTGGCGGCGTGGCCATCGGGGATTTTGTGTTCGATCTGCAAGCAGCGGTGCAGGCCGGTTTCTTCGAGGGCGAAGCGCAGATCGTCGCCGAGGTCGCCAGCCGTGATCAGTTGAATGACTTCTTTGCGCTGGGTGCAACGGCGCGGAGGACCTTGCGTCATGCCTTGTTGCACTTGCTCGCAGAAGACAGCCCGCAACGTACCCGCCTGGAGGCCGTCAGTAATCTTCTGCATCCGATGAGCGAGTGCCGCCTGCATGTGCCGGCGAGGGTAGGGGATTACACGGATTTTTACGTCGGCATCCACCACGCCACGAACGTCGGCAAACTGTTCCGTCCGGACAATCCTTTGCTGCCCAATTACAAGTACGTGCCCATCGCCTATCACGGTCGGGCGTCAACGTTGTGCATCTCCGGTACACCCATCAAACGCCCCAATGGCCAGACACTGGCTCCGGGTCAGGAAGTGCCGACCTTCGGCCCCTGCAAGCGGCTGGATTATGAGCTGGAAATGGGCGTGTGGATCGGGCCTGGCAATGAGCAGGGCACATCGATTGCGATTGATCGGGCAAGCGAGCACATCGCCGGTTTCTGCCTGCTCAACGACTGGTCGGCACGGGATATCCAGGCCTGGGAATACCAACCGCTGGGGCCGTTCCTGTCCAAGAGTTTTGCCACGACAATTTCCCCCTGGGTGGTGACCGCCGAAGCCCTGGCCCCGTTTCGCAGCCCCCAACCGTCGCGTCCCGAAGGCGATCCACAGCCGTTGCCGTACCTGCTGGATCCGGCGGATCAGGAAAACGGTGCGCTGGATATCGAACTGGAGGTCTTGCTGCTGACCGAACAGATGAAGGCTCAGGGCCTGGAACCTTATCGTCTGGCCCTGAGCAACAGCCTGAACATGTACTGGACCGTGGCGCAGATGGTCACGCACCACAGCGTCAACGGCTGCAAGCTGCAACCGGGTGATCTGTTCGGCACCGGAACCTTGTCCGGCCCCCAGGCCGGGCAGTTCGGCAGCCTGCTGGAAATGACCGAAGGCGGCAAGCAAACGGTGACATTGCCCAGCGGCGAGGAGCGTCGTTTTCTGGAATCGGGCGACGAAGTGATCCTGCGCGCCCGTTGTCATCGTGAAGGGCAGGTGTCGATCGGGTTTGGCGAGTGTCGGGGTGTGATTCTAATGCCGATCAGTTAA
- the hmgA gene encoding homogentisate 1,2-dioxygenase: MPVHSNREPLVYQSGFGNHFSSEALPGALPVGQNSPQKHALGLYAELLSGTAFTVPRSEARRTWLYRIKPSAAHPRYERLARQITGLEQGPITPNRLRWNAFDIPAEPTDFIDGLIALASTSAADQAEGVSIYVYRANASMQRAFFNADGEWLVVPQQGRLRIVTELGLLDIEPQEIAVLPRGMKFSVQLLDDTARGYICENHGCALRLPDLGPIGSNGLANPRDFLAPIARFENSDTPVELVQKFLGELWSTQLDHSPFDVVGWHGNNVPYKYDLRRFNTIGTVSFDHPDPSIFTVLTAPGAVHGQANIDFVIFPPRWMVAENTFRPPWFHRNLMSEFMGLIEGVYDAKAEGFMPGGASLHNCMSAHGPDNATAAKAIAAELKPHKIDNTLAFMFETGKVLRPSRHALSCEQLQRDYDACWNDMASLFNKEQP, from the coding sequence ATGCCTGTTCATTCCAATAGAGAACCCCTGGTGTATCAGTCCGGTTTCGGCAATCACTTCAGCAGTGAAGCGTTGCCCGGTGCTTTGCCGGTCGGTCAGAACTCTCCGCAGAAACATGCGCTAGGGCTGTATGCCGAACTGCTGTCCGGCACTGCGTTCACGGTTCCGCGCTCCGAGGCCCGGCGTACCTGGCTGTACCGGATCAAACCTTCTGCTGCTCATCCTCGCTATGAGCGCCTGGCCCGACAGATCACGGGGCTTGAGCAAGGGCCGATCACGCCCAATCGACTGCGCTGGAATGCCTTCGACATTCCTGCAGAACCCACTGACTTCATCGACGGCCTGATTGCGCTGGCCAGTACCAGTGCCGCGGATCAGGCCGAGGGCGTGAGCATTTACGTTTACCGGGCCAATGCCTCGATGCAGCGGGCATTCTTCAATGCCGATGGCGAGTGGCTGGTGGTGCCGCAGCAGGGAAGGTTGCGCATCGTTACCGAGCTTGGGCTGCTGGACATCGAGCCTCAGGAAATTGCGGTACTGCCCCGAGGCATGAAATTCAGTGTGCAACTGCTGGACGACACTGCCCGAGGCTACATCTGCGAGAACCATGGCTGTGCGTTGCGCCTGCCGGATCTGGGGCCTATCGGCAGCAACGGGCTGGCCAACCCGCGAGACTTTCTGGCACCCATCGCCCGGTTCGAGAACAGCGATACGCCGGTTGAACTGGTGCAGAAGTTTCTCGGTGAGCTGTGGTCCACGCAACTGGATCATTCGCCCTTCGACGTGGTGGGCTGGCATGGCAACAACGTGCCGTACAAGTATGACCTGCGTCGTTTCAACACCATCGGTACGGTCAGTTTCGATCACCCGGACCCGTCGATCTTCACGGTGCTCACGGCACCGGGCGCGGTGCATGGGCAGGCCAATATCGATTTCGTGATCTTCCCGCCACGCTGGATGGTGGCGGAAAACACCTTCCGGCCGCCGTGGTTCCATCGCAACCTGATGAGCGAATTCATGGGCCTGATCGAGGGTGTCTACGACGCCAAGGCCGAAGGCTTCATGCCCGGCGGTGCGTCGCTGCATAACTGCATGAGCGCCCACGGCCCCGACAATGCCACCGCAGCAAAAGCCATCGCCGCCGAGCTCAAACCCCACAAGATCGATAACACCCTGGCCTTCATGTTCGAGACCGGCAAAGTGCTGCGCCCAAGCCGTCACGCCCTGAGCTGTGAGCAACTGCAACGCGACTACGACGCTTGCTGGAATGACATGGCCAGCCTCTTCAATAAGGAACAGCCTTGA
- a CDS encoding IclR family transcriptional regulator produces the protein MTDEIENPASGRQQKVQAAEVGLGVLKALAELTPSTSLSKLAEHLGMPASKVHRYLQALIASGFAEQDGVTNHYGLGREALQVGLASLGKLDVLKVAAPHLATLRDELNQTCFLAVWGNKGPTVVYVEQSTGAVTLVTQIGSVLPLLSSSTGLVFASFLDDRETAALRDQETLHLNTAQLKDVEQHVEQIRTHGVHQIQGLLMPGVNAVSSPVFAMGNKLAGVVTVVGSSALLTGKAQDLAAEQLLATAQAISGRMGG, from the coding sequence ATGACCGATGAAATCGAAAACCCTGCCAGCGGGCGCCAGCAAAAGGTTCAGGCAGCCGAAGTCGGCCTTGGCGTGCTCAAGGCCCTGGCCGAACTGACACCTTCGACCTCGCTGTCAAAACTGGCCGAGCACTTGGGCATGCCGGCCAGCAAGGTACACCGCTACCTGCAAGCGCTGATTGCCAGCGGTTTTGCCGAACAGGACGGGGTCACCAACCACTATGGTCTGGGCCGTGAAGCCTTGCAGGTCGGATTGGCCTCGCTGGGCAAGCTGGACGTGCTGAAAGTCGCCGCGCCTCATTTGGCCACCTTGCGTGACGAGCTGAATCAGACCTGCTTCCTGGCAGTCTGGGGCAACAAAGGGCCGACGGTGGTGTATGTGGAGCAATCCACAGGCGCCGTCACGCTGGTGACTCAGATCGGTTCGGTATTACCCCTGCTGAGTTCATCTACTGGCCTGGTATTCGCCAGCTTTCTGGATGACCGGGAAACCGCCGCCCTGCGCGACCAGGAAACCCTGCACCTGAACACAGCGCAGCTCAAGGACGTCGAGCAACATGTCGAACAGATCCGCACCCATGGCGTGCATCAGATCCAAGGGTTGCTGATGCCTGGGGTCAACGCCGTGTCATCGCCGGTTTTTGCCATGGGCAACAAGCTGGCGGGAGTGGTGACGGTGGTGGGTTCGAGCGCGCTCCTGACGGGCAAGGCGCAGGACCTGGCGGCCGAGCAATTACTTGCAACGGCACAGGCGATCAGTGGGAGGATGGGGGGCTGA
- the hppD gene encoding 4-hydroxyphenylpyruvate dioxygenase, translating into MADLYENPMGLMGFEFIEFASPTPNTLEPVFEMMGFTKVATHRSKDVVLYRQGAINLILNNEPHSLASYFAAEHGPSVCGMAFRVKDAQKAYSRALELGAQPVEIATGPMELRLPAIKGIGGAPLYLIDRFGEGTSIYDIDFNFIEGVDRHPVGAGLKFIDHLTHNVYRGRMAYWANFYEKLFNFREIRYFDIKGEYTGLTSKAMTAPDGMIRIPLNEESSKGAGQIEEFLMQFNGEGIQHVAFFTDDLIQTWDALKTTGMRFMTAPPETYYEMLEGRLPDHGEPEAELKSRGILLDGSSEGGQRRLLLQIFSETLMGPVFFEFIQRKGDDGFGEGNFKALFESIERDQIRRGVLMAE; encoded by the coding sequence ATGGCTGATCTCTACGAAAACCCGATGGGCCTGATGGGCTTTGAATTCATCGAATTCGCCTCACCGACCCCCAATACCCTTGAGCCTGTCTTCGAGATGATGGGCTTCACCAAGGTCGCGACCCACCGCTCCAAGGATGTGGTGCTGTATCGCCAAGGCGCGATCAACCTGATTCTCAACAACGAGCCCCACAGCCTGGCGTCGTACTTTGCGGCGGAGCACGGGCCGTCGGTGTGCGGCATGGCGTTTCGGGTCAAGGATGCGCAAAAGGCCTATAGCCGCGCCCTTGAGCTGGGCGCCCAGCCCGTGGAAATCGCCACCGGGCCCATGGAGTTGCGCTTGCCGGCGATCAAAGGCATTGGTGGCGCGCCGCTGTACCTGATTGACCGTTTTGGCGAAGGCACTTCGATCTATGACATCGACTTCAATTTCATTGAAGGCGTGGACCGGCATCCGGTGGGTGCAGGCCTGAAGTTCATCGATCACCTGACCCATAACGTCTATCGCGGGCGCATGGCGTACTGGGCGAACTTCTATGAAAAGCTGTTCAACTTTCGCGAAATCCGCTATTTCGACATCAAGGGGGAATACACCGGCCTGACGTCGAAGGCCATGACCGCACCCGATGGCATGATCCGCATTCCCTTGAACGAAGAGTCCTCGAAAGGCGCAGGCCAGATCGAAGAGTTCCTGATGCAGTTCAATGGTGAAGGCATCCAGCATGTGGCGTTCTTCACCGATGACCTCATCCAGACCTGGGATGCCCTGAAAACCACCGGCATGCGCTTCATGACCGCGCCGCCGGAAACCTACTACGAAATGCTCGAAGGCCGCCTGCCTGACCACGGCGAACCCGAAGCCGAGCTGAAATCCCGGGGCATCCTCCTCGATGGCTCGTCCGAAGGCGGGCAGCGTCGTCTGCTGCTGCAGATCTTCTCCGAAACCCTGATGGGGCCGGTGTTCTTCGAATTCATCCAGCGCAAGGGCGATGACGGGTTTGGCGAGGGCAATTTCAAGGCGCTGTTCGAGTCGATCGAACGTGATCAGATCCGGCGTGGGGTGTTGATGGCGGAGTAG
- the maiA gene encoding maleylacetoacetate isomerase, whose product MNSHPRDTVWPGLFTYYRSTASYRVRIALALKGLDYTAIPVNLVADGGEHLKPSYKAINPQCRVPALQLESGEVITQSPAIIEYLEERYPQPPLLATDLLLRARQRAVAAVIGCDTHPLHNVSVLNRLRGLGHDEAAITDWIGHWIREGLNTVEQLIDGTVFCLGDVPSVADVYLLPQVYAARRFKVDLSAYPRIARVEQQALQFPAFLKAHPDTQPDKPD is encoded by the coding sequence ATGAATTCGCACCCACGAGACACCGTCTGGCCTGGCCTGTTTACCTACTACCGCTCGACGGCCAGTTATCGTGTGCGTATCGCCCTGGCACTCAAGGGGCTGGATTACACCGCGATCCCGGTCAATCTGGTGGCTGACGGCGGCGAACATCTCAAGCCATCCTACAAGGCCATCAATCCTCAGTGCCGCGTACCGGCCTTGCAGCTTGAGAGCGGTGAAGTCATTACCCAGTCGCCCGCCATTATCGAATACCTCGAAGAACGCTATCCGCAGCCACCTCTGCTTGCCACGGATTTGCTGTTGCGTGCCAGGCAGCGAGCAGTGGCGGCGGTGATCGGTTGCGATACCCATCCGCTGCACAATGTTTCGGTGCTCAACCGGTTGCGCGGCCTGGGTCATGACGAGGCCGCCATTACCGACTGGATTGGCCACTGGATACGCGAAGGGCTCAATACCGTCGAGCAGTTGATTGACGGGACGGTGTTCTGTCTGGGTGATGTGCCCAGCGTGGCAGATGTGTATCTTCTACCGCAGGTCTATGCGGCGCGGCGCTTCAAGGTCGACCTGAGCGCTTATCCGCGTATCGCCCGGGTCGAGCAGCAGGCGCTGCAATTTCCTGCCTTTCTGAAGGCCCACCCGGACACACAACCGGACAAGCCGGACTAG
- the glcC gene encoding transcriptional regulator GlcC, which translates to MNGSTKPRPTQVADVVCERIERLIVDGVLKVGQLLPSERRLTEKLGVSRTALREGLKLLRARGIIETEQGKGSFVAHMNSQQQVSPLMHLFGSQPRTLYDLFEVRSLLEGESARLAALRGTDADFVLITRSYDALVAAQSQALEASEHARLDHAFHLAICEASHNPVLVQTLRSLTDLLLNTVYASVNNLYHREPQKRQIDRQHARLYNAVTGRLPEQARKAALAHIQSISENLREIENEEQRLVRSTLRLQGWT; encoded by the coding sequence ATGAACGGTTCTACGAAGCCGCGGCCGACACAAGTGGCGGATGTGGTCTGTGAGCGTATCGAGCGGCTGATCGTCGATGGCGTCCTGAAGGTCGGGCAGCTCTTGCCTTCCGAGCGTCGCCTGACCGAAAAGCTTGGCGTTTCCCGTACGGCCTTGCGTGAAGGGCTGAAGCTGCTGCGGGCGAGGGGGATTATCGAAACCGAGCAGGGCAAAGGCTCGTTTGTCGCCCACATGAACAGCCAGCAGCAGGTATCGCCGCTGATGCATCTGTTCGGTTCGCAACCGCGCACCCTGTATGACCTGTTTGAAGTGCGCAGCCTGCTGGAAGGTGAATCGGCGCGATTGGCGGCCTTGCGCGGCACCGATGCCGATTTTGTCCTGATCACCCGCAGCTATGACGCCCTGGTCGCGGCCCAGAGCCAGGCGCTTGAAGCCAGCGAGCATGCCCGGCTCGATCATGCTTTCCATCTGGCCATTTGCGAGGCCTCCCACAACCCGGTGCTGGTGCAGACCTTGCGTTCGCTCACCGATCTGCTGCTCAACACCGTCTATGCCTCGGTCAACAATCTTTATCACCGCGAACCGCAGAAACGCCAGATCGACCGCCAGCATGCCCGTCTGTACAACGCCGTGACCGGCCGTCTCCCGGAGCAGGCCCGCAAGGCCGCGCTCGCGCATATCCAGAGCATCAGTGAAAACCTGCGGGAGATCGAAAACGAAGAGCAGCGACTGGTGCGCTCGACGTTGCGGCTGCAAGGCTGGACGTGA